In the genome of Triticum urartu cultivar G1812 chromosome 5, Tu2.1, whole genome shotgun sequence, one region contains:
- the LOC125509344 gene encoding probable polygalacturonase, with amino-acid sequence MAEIAVGVSSPRASVAAAAAAAAASASSGPAVLSSPRAALSRGAHQFHHRRWAPPAISPSYRAYLVALWLVGFVLVFLWQNTSMGRLRLYNRPPMPKRAPSAAASMGQWVASPPVYDLREFGGVGDGRTVNTAAFEAAVAAISERGGGRLTVPAGRWLTAPFNLTSHMTLFLAAGAEILGVQDERYWPLMSPLPSYGYGREHKGPRYGSLIHGQDLKDVIITGHNGTINGQGQSWWIKFRKKLLNHTRGPLVQLMRSSNITISNITLRDSPFWTLHLYDCKDVTVSGTTILAPIAGAPNTDGIDPDSCENVMIENCYISVGDDGVAIKSGWDQYGIAYGRPSTNITVRNVIIRSMVSAGVSIGSEMSGGVSNVLVENVHIWSSRRGVRIKTAPGRGAYVNNIVYRNITLENVRVGIVIKTDYNEHPDERFDPKAVPVVGNISYTSIHGQRVRVPVRIQGSAEIPVRNVTFHDMSVGILDKKHHVFQCSFVQGQVIGYVFPVPCKNLDLYNERREMVKQSTLQNISDIDYSF; translated from the exons ATGGCGGAGATCGCCGTCGGCGTCTCCTCCCCGCGCGCCTCCgtcgccgccgcagccgccgcggcggcggcgtcggcctCCTCCGGCCCGGCGGTGCTGTCCTCCCCGCGCGCCGCGCTAAGCCGGGGCGCGCACCAGTTCCACCACCGTCGGTGGGCGCCGCCGGCGATCTCGCCGTCCTACAGGGCGTACCTGGTCGCGCTCTGGCTCGTCGGCTTCGTGCTCGTCTTCCTGTGGCAGAACACCTCCATGGGCCGCCTGCGGCTCTACAACCGGCCGCCCATGCCCAAGCGCGCGCCGTCTGCCGCAGCCTCGATGGGCCAGTGGGTGGCCTCGCCGCCGGTGTACGACTTGAGGGAGTTTGGGGGCGTCGGGGACGGGCGGACGGTCAACACGGCGGCCTTCGAGGCCGCGGTGGCGGCCATCTCGGAGAGGGGCGGCGGGAGGCTCACCGTGCCTGCCGGCCGGTGGCTCACCGCGCCGTTTAACCTCACCAGCCACATGACGCTCTTCCTCGCTGCAGGCGCTGAGATCCTCGGGGTCCAG GATGAAAGATACTGGCCATTGATGTCCCCATTACCGTCATATGGATACGGAAGAGAGCATAAGGGACCTCGATATGGGAGCCTAATACATGGTCAAGACCTGAAGGATGTGATTATAACCG GTCATAATGGCACTATAAATGGGCAAGGCCAAAGTTGGTGGATCAAATTTCGCAAGAAACTCCTCAATCACACCAGGGGTCCTCTTGTTCAGCTCATGCGGTCAAGTAACATTACTATTTCTAACATCACATTACGTGATTCTCCCTTCTGGACACTTCATCTGTATGACTGCAAGGATGTCACAGTCTCGGGAACTACTATTCTGGCTCCAATTGCTGGGGCTCCAAACACCGACGGGATAGATCCAG ATTCTTGCGAGAATGTGATGATTGAAAATTGCTATATTTCTGTTGGTGATGACGGGGTAGCTATAAAGAGTGGTTGGGATCAATATGGAATTGCTTATGGGCGTCCATCTACTAACATCACTGTTCGCAATGTCATAATCCGCTCAATGGTCAG TGCTGGCGTGTCTATAGGAAGCGAGATGTCTGGTGGTGTCTCAAACGTTTTGGTAGAGAACGTCCACATTTGGAGTTCGCGGCGAGGTGTGAGGATAAAGACTGCCCCTGGAAGAGGGGCCTATGTAAACAACATTGTCTACAGAAACATAACCCTAGAAAATGTCCGGGTTGGTATCGTGATAAAGACCGACTATAACGAGCACCCAGATGAACGGTTCGACCCGAAGGCTGTTCCTGTTGTCGGTAACATCTCTTATACGTCAATCCATGGGCAAAGGGTGCGGGTACCCGTCAGGATACAAGGGAGCGCAGAGATCCCCGTGAGGAATGTTACTTTCCATGATATGTCGGTTGGTATACTTGACAAGAAGCACCATGTTTTCCAGTGCTCCTTCGTCCA